From the Gouania willdenowi chromosome 19, fGouWil2.1, whole genome shotgun sequence genome, one window contains:
- the g6pc3 gene encoding glucose-6-phosphatase 3: MDSVHIQGVWIAERLQERMKGQENLWLAVTHLGDPKAAFLLVFPLVYFTSKRTGVALLWVAAFSEWFNLIFKWLLFGERPFWWIGESRLFLDREPNLHQFPSTCETGPGSPSGHSMVTAAVWWVVVSSLGSYLYSQTRSVVLSVSPYLFYLVLLISVGLSRIFILAHFPHQVVAGSITGFLMGVVLQRRVPEQRPLLFFMASFGLLLTALTLNAGLRLLGIDVSWSIALANKWCSRPEWIRLDSTPFSSLTRDCGALLGLGLAQYWRPGGWSMPWAPRALSLALSSMGLYHVHRLPLPVQPQSLFYTLFFIKFVMVPQIVMVLVPGLVHMFTHKMKKH, encoded by the exons ATGGATTCTGTCCACATCCAGGGTGTGTGGATCGCTGAGAGGCTCCAGGAGAGAATGAAGGGCCAGGAGAACCTGTGGCTCGCTGTGACCCACCTGGGGGACCCAAAAGCTGCCTTCCTGCTGGTCTTCCCGCTGGTTTATTTCACCAGTAAAAGGACcggggtggccctgctgtgGGTGGCAGCCTTTTCCGAGTGGTTCAACTTGATCTTTAAATG GTTGCTGTTTGGAGAGCGCCCCTTCTGGTGGATCGGGGAGTCGCGTCTTTTCCTCGACAGAGAACCAAACCTTCACCAGTTTCCCTCCACTTGTGAGACCGGCCCAG GAAGTCCGTCTGGTCACTCCATGGTGACAGCAGCTGTGTGGTGGGTGGTCGTGTCGTCACTGGGCTCGTATCTCTACTCACAAACCCGCag CGTGGTGCTGTCAGTGTCCCCGTATCTGTTTTATTTGGTGCTGCTGATTTCAGTCGGACTCTCTCGGATCTTCATCCTCGCCCACTTCCCTCATCAGGTGGTCGCTGGCTCGATCACAG GCTTCCTCATGGGAGTGGTCCTGCAGCGTAGAGTCCCTGagcagcgccccctgctgttcTTCATGGCCAGCTTTGGACTGCTGCTCACCGCGCTCACGTTGAACGCTGGTTTACGGCTGCTGGGAATCGATGTTTCCTG GTCTATCGCTCTGGCTAACAAGTGGTGTAGCCGCCCTGAGTGGATCCGTCTGGACTCCACCCCGTTCTCCTCCCTGACCCGGGACTGTGGCGCCCTCCTGGGTTTGGGTTTAGCGCAGTACTGGAGGCCCGGGGGCTGGTCCATGCCGTGGGCCCCCCGGGCGCTCTCCTTAGCCCTGTCCTCTATGGGACTGTACCACGTGCACCGTCTGCCCCTCCCAGTGCAACCACAGTCTCTGTTCTACACCCTGTTCTTCATCAAGTTCGTCATGGTGCCTCAGATCGTCATGGTGCTGGTGCCGGGCCTCGTGCACATGTTCACGCACAAGATGAAAAAACACTGA
- the lsm12b gene encoding protein LSM12 homolog A, which produces MAAPGPGEYFSVGSHVSCLTCLGQRLQGEVVAFDYQSKMLTLKCASSSGKPNLNDVILINLAYVSDVDIINDRSETPPPLASLNVSKLANRAQTEKEDKLSQAYAISAGVSVEGQQLFQTIHKTIKDCKWQEKNIMVMDDVVISPPYQVENCKGKEGSALSHVRKIVEKHFRDVESQKSMQRSQAQQTQKDSTLSS; this is translated from the exons ATGGCGGCTCCAGGACCGGGGGAGTATTTCAGCGTCGGGAGCCATGTCTCTTGCCTCACCTGCTTGGGCCAACGGCTGCAAGGAGAAGTGGTCGCGTTCGACTACCAGTCCAAGATGCTGACCTTAA AATGTGCTTCCTCCAGCGGAAAGCCCAACCTCAACGACGTCATCCTGATCAACTTAGCTTATGTTTCCGACGTGGACATTATAAATGACCGCTCCGAGACTCCGCCTCCACTAGCATCACTGAATGTTAGCAAG CTTGCCAATCGAGCACAGACGGAAAAGGAGGACAAGCTGTCCCAAGCCTATGCAATCAGTGCTGGGGTTTCTGTGGAGGGCCAGCAGCTATTCCAGACTATCCACAAAAC caTCAAAGACTGTAAATGGCAGGAGAAGAACATTATGGTGATGGACGACGTCGTCATCTCACCGCCTTACCAGGTGGAAAACTGCAAAGGCAAAGAGGGAAGCGCTTTAAGTCATGTACGCAAAATA GTTGAGAAACATTTTAGAGACGTGGAAAGTCAGAAGTCCATGCAACGTTCACAAGCACAGCAAACACAGAAGGACTCCACTTTATCTTCTTGA